In Anaerolineales bacterium, the following proteins share a genomic window:
- a CDS encoding transcriptional regulator, translating to MEIPRHWRLKKQRYSLVGEVCPHCDAKLFPPRDICPHCGQEARTEYQFSGKGEVFSYTTIYDAPAGYESNVPYTVALVKLEEGPMITAQLTDLGSEKVKIGMPVEMVTRKLRSDGDERGIIVYGYKFRPLMQ from the coding sequence ATGGAAATACCCCGCCATTGGCGATTGAAGAAACAACGCTACTCTCTCGTTGGAGAGGTTTGCCCGCACTGTGATGCCAAGCTATTCCCACCGCGCGACATCTGCCCGCATTGCGGCCAGGAAGCCCGCACGGAATACCAATTCAGTGGGAAGGGTGAGGTATTTTCCTACACCACCATTTATGATGCCCCGGCTGGGTACGAGTCGAATGTACCCTACACCGTGGCGCTGGTGAAGCTTGAGGAAGGTCCGATGATTACTGCCCAGCTGACCGACCTGGGTAGCGAGAAAGTAAAGATCGGCATGCCGGTGGAGATGGTGACGCGCAAGCTGCGCTCGGATGGCGACGAGCGGGGAATCATCGTGTATGGGTATAAATTCCGACCTTTAATGCAGTAA
- a CDS encoding LLM class F420-dependent oxidoreductase — translation MPGWTSLNGSYACIGGVMKVGLVLIIADRDELRGAYSYQETREFAQQAEEAGFDSLWLYDHMLYRGEGIPTIGIWECWSFLAALADATKKAELGTLVTCTSFRNPALLAKMAVTVDEVAGGRLILGLGAGWNKPEYDAFGWPYDHRVSRFEEALQIIRPLIKEGRVDFEGKFYQARDCEIKPLGPRQGGIPIMIGSFGKRMLNLTAQYADLWNTGYLGQVETLEKPLQEMLAACQEVGREPSTLGVTAMLAAYFPKMAPPPDDLDNPPLSGSPTQMAKAILAYEQAGVEHIMFHLIPYKPASIRKLTEALHIYRQLTNLQGQ, via the coding sequence ATGCCTGGCTGGACCAGCCTCAACGGCAGTTACGCATGTATTGGAGGCGTTATGAAAGTTGGCTTAGTATTGATCATCGCTGATCGCGATGAGTTAAGAGGTGCCTACAGCTACCAGGAGACGCGCGAATTTGCCCAGCAAGCCGAGGAAGCCGGATTTGACTCGCTCTGGTTATATGACCACATGCTGTATCGGGGTGAAGGCATCCCTACCATCGGTATCTGGGAGTGTTGGAGCTTTTTGGCTGCCCTGGCGGATGCCACGAAAAAAGCTGAGCTTGGTACCCTTGTGACCTGCACATCCTTCCGCAACCCAGCCCTGCTGGCCAAGATGGCAGTTACAGTGGATGAAGTGGCTGGTGGCCGTTTGATCTTGGGGTTGGGGGCAGGATGGAATAAGCCCGAATATGACGCCTTTGGTTGGCCGTATGACCACCGGGTGAGCCGCTTCGAAGAAGCCCTCCAGATCATCCGCCCGCTGATTAAGGAAGGCCGTGTGGACTTTGAAGGCAAGTTCTACCAGGCCCGAGATTGCGAGATCAAGCCACTTGGCCCGCGGCAGGGTGGCATACCGATCATGATCGGCAGCTTTGGTAAGCGCATGCTGAACCTGACGGCCCAGTATGCCGACCTGTGGAACACCGGCTACCTGGGCCAGGTGGAGACGCTCGAGAAACCACTCCAGGAAATGCTGGCTGCCTGCCAGGAAGTGGGGCGTGAACCCTCCACGTTAGGTGTAACCGCCATGCTGGCTGCTTATTTTCCAAAAATGGCTCCCCCTCCAGATGACCTTGACAACCCGCCCCTAAGCGGGTCGCCTACACAGATGGCCAAAGCCATACTGGCGTATGAGCAGGCGGGGGTGGAGCACATCATGTTCCACCTGATCCCTTATAAACCAGCCTCGATTCGAAAATTAACTGAAGCACTGCATATTTACCGCCAGCTAACGAACCTGCAAGGCCAATAA